The genomic window GGAAACTAAACAAATCCATGGTGTTAATGGCTACAAAGGATTATCAAAATCTACCGATTTTCAAAGAAATGATTAATTCTACATTTTCTACCATGAAAAGAAGGTGTTGATGACGAGTTACCGTTAGAAACCAAAGAAAGACTCAAACGACGACATTGCACCATTGGTGGATTGTAGCGAGTGGACTTGTGTGTTAGAAACTTGTAAGTGGCTAAAATATCCAAATTTATAGCCAAGTCATGATAGATCCCTAAACGCGTTTCTTGATCATATTCGAAAAGTTGTTTAGGTTTGAGGCTGTTCTTCATTACACCCATACCTTCAAACAGTACATGAAGAAAACTGGTAGTCTTGTGGCCTTGATCAAAAGGTGTCAAATTGACAGTAGCAAATTTATGATCTTTGTAGAATGCAATTGCAGCGATCTCCCTGTAGTACACAATGACATTCTTGTTGGGATTTCTTGAAGTGATATTTGCTTCTAACTTGTAATCCAAGGTATTGTTGTTTGTGAGGTTGAACTTTGTGAGTGATGCATCAGTTACATGGAACTTGATATCAGAGGGGGCATAGACGATGATTAACACGAAGATGCCACCGCCAAAAAATGAAAGTGCAAATAGCACCAAGAAAATGTTCTTTATCCATTCACCTATGACTGGAAAATACTCGGAGATGGCCATGGTTACTTTACTTCTTTCTATGATCTCAGTGAAGCTGTGAAATCTAACTCTTCAAAAACTTTCATTCATATACAAATGTGAAGGAGAttaggaatatatatatatatatagatataatagTTGGTTAGAATTTGTTATtaggtagttagttggttagttagttagttagttagttggttaAGTTAGTTGGTTGGTTAG from Trifolium pratense cultivar HEN17-A07 linkage group LG1, ARS_RC_1.1, whole genome shotgun sequence includes these protein-coding regions:
- the LOC123892714 gene encoding NDR1/HIN1-like protein 10, encoding MAISEYFPVIGEWIKNIFLVLFALSFFGGGIFVLIIVYAPSDIKFHVTDASLTKFNLTNNNTLDYKLEANITSRNPNKNVIVYYREIAAIAFYKDHKFATVNLTPFDQGHKTTSFLHVLFEGMGVMKNSLKPKQLFEYDQETRLGIYHDLAINLDILATYKFLTHKSTRYNPPMVQCRRLSLSLVSNGNSSSTPSFHGRKCRINHFFENR